The Flavobacterium sp. HJ-32-4 genome contains a region encoding:
- a CDS encoding response regulator has protein sequence MVDDDVRNIYSLTKSLETLKMKVITAIDGKEALEALEEHPETDIVLLDMMMPNMDGYEAAQEIRKIKRYKQLPIIAVTAKAMMGDREKCIRAGASDYITKPVDVDQLLSLLRVWLYDKK, from the coding sequence GTGGTCGACGACGATGTACGCAACATCTACTCCCTCACCAAATCGCTCGAGACGCTTAAAATGAAGGTGATAACCGCCATTGACGGCAAAGAAGCGTTGGAGGCGCTAGAAGAACATCCTGAAACCGACATCGTGCTGCTTGACATGATGATGCCCAATATGGATGGGTATGAAGCGGCACAGGAAATCCGAAAAATCAAACGATACAAACAACTCCCGATCATCGCCGTCACTGCGAAGGCCATGATGGGCGACCGCGAGAAGTGCATCCGTGCCGGCGCGTCCGACTACATTACGAAACCGGTCGACGTCGATCAATTGCTCTCGTTGCTACGGGTATGGCTGTATGACAAAAAATAG
- a CDS encoding ATP-binding protein codes for MKTTFKRNLLISFAVSLLILIVSSVASYLSIRKLLETNRMVGHTQEVIYNIKQAEAVMLDAQTAMRGFLITGRASLLTDYQTASARTDQFIGKVEELTLDNPHQQVVLRKLRPLRTEFFSYLKLRIDERRNGKQTATFDLKNGTELMARVRATMQTLENEEQRLLKIRSAKSEEYAVYSVMLIVVAAIIALIISGLFFSRILNDYNERALLYQQLAEKDRETADRIQLISGMAAQIATGNYGIRVDEHQKDALGTLGGALNNMASSLDQSFQTLSKNEWLQTGQSLLGKVMLGDKTTAELARDVVAFMAEYTDSQAGLLYVFENGRLRRTAGYSYQADRTAEIIELGEGLAGEAVASQKMLEIKAPDDADLHIHFAMGEIRPAHVVALPLIEAAVEGVLELAATRPYPPQHLEFLNLVAGTIATALRASQNRRQLQELLEETQSQAEELKAQHSELESINAELEAQTEKLQASEEELKVQQEELQQTNEELSERSVLLEERNVEIQKKSEELELSTRYKSEFLANMSHELRTPLNSILLLSRLLSENNEGNLSPEQTEFARVIQSSGSGLLALIDEILDLSKIEAGKMEVELQDVAISEITDSLHGLFSEVARHKGIEFHIEIEPDAPVVIRTDRMRIEQILNNLISNAIKFTSEGSVTLQICQHPKNPKFVCFSVVDTGIGIPKEKQPLIFDAFQQADGSTKRKYGGTGLGLSISRELARLLKGGLSVSSKPGEGSTFSLRLPITGTTGNENLLPVEELQVEETPMATQSYLENRIPEDIDDDRNDLQPDDKVILIVEDDVIFARTLMEYAHQRGYKCVTTVRGDHAIPLALAHRPVGILLDLQLPVRNGWEVMEDLKQNPQTKHIPVHVISSHNVRHESLLKGAAHFVDKPTAMEQIPEVFRRIEHIVSRESQKVLIVEDNPKHAKALAYFLEAHSIKSEIKSDIDESIQTLTNDTVDCVILDMGIPDPNSYEVLENVKKNKDLESVPVIVFTGKSLSMAEEVKIRRYADSIVVKTAHSYQRMLDEVSLFLHLVEEKKEGRRDNARFGLLQNVLSGKKPYWWSTTMYATSTPSPNRSRRLK; via the coding sequence ATGAAGACAACGTTCAAACGTAACCTGCTGATTAGTTTTGCGGTATCCCTGCTGATTTTGATCGTCAGTTCGGTCGCGTCCTACCTCAGTATACGGAAGCTGCTCGAAACGAACCGCATGGTCGGTCACACCCAGGAAGTCATCTACAACATCAAACAGGCCGAAGCCGTCATGCTCGACGCCCAGACCGCCATGCGGGGCTTTCTTATCACCGGTCGTGCCTCCCTACTCACCGACTACCAAACAGCTTCCGCCCGAACCGACCAGTTCATAGGTAAGGTAGAAGAACTGACCCTTGACAACCCGCACCAACAGGTAGTGCTGCGGAAATTACGGCCGTTACGGACCGAGTTCTTTTCCTATCTCAAACTCCGCATCGACGAACGCCGCAACGGCAAACAAACCGCCACGTTTGACCTCAAAAACGGTACAGAATTGATGGCACGCGTCCGCGCCACCATGCAAACCCTCGAAAACGAAGAACAGCGGTTGCTCAAGATCCGGTCGGCCAAATCGGAGGAATATGCGGTATACAGTGTCATGTTGATTGTGGTCGCGGCAATCATCGCATTGATCATATCCGGACTTTTCTTCTCCCGCATCCTGAACGATTACAACGAACGGGCGTTGCTCTACCAGCAATTAGCCGAAAAAGACCGCGAAACGGCCGACCGCATCCAACTGATCAGCGGCATGGCGGCGCAGATCGCAACCGGTAATTATGGCATCCGCGTAGACGAACACCAAAAAGACGCTCTCGGAACGCTGGGCGGCGCACTCAACAACATGGCATCGTCACTTGACCAGTCGTTCCAGACGCTCTCAAAGAACGAATGGCTGCAAACCGGCCAGTCGTTGTTGGGCAAAGTCATGCTCGGCGACAAAACAACCGCGGAGTTGGCGCGGGATGTAGTGGCGTTTATGGCCGAATACACCGACAGCCAGGCCGGACTCCTCTACGTATTCGAAAATGGTAGGCTGCGCCGGACCGCCGGATACAGCTACCAGGCCGATCGCACGGCAGAAATAATCGAATTGGGCGAAGGACTGGCCGGAGAAGCCGTTGCCAGCCAAAAGATGCTCGAAATCAAAGCCCCTGACGACGCCGACCTCCACATCCATTTTGCGATGGGCGAAATCCGGCCGGCGCATGTCGTGGCCCTTCCGCTGATCGAAGCCGCGGTAGAAGGCGTGCTCGAATTGGCCGCTACCCGACCCTACCCGCCCCAGCACCTGGAGTTCCTGAACCTCGTGGCAGGCACCATAGCAACCGCACTCAGGGCGTCACAAAACCGCCGCCAGTTACAGGAACTGTTGGAAGAAACCCAATCACAAGCCGAGGAACTTAAGGCGCAGCACAGCGAACTCGAGAGCATCAACGCCGAACTCGAAGCCCAGACCGAAAAGTTACAGGCATCCGAAGAGGAACTGAAAGTACAACAGGAAGAACTGCAGCAAACCAACGAAGAACTCTCCGAACGCAGCGTATTGTTGGAAGAACGCAACGTCGAGATCCAGAAGAAAAGCGAGGAATTGGAGTTGAGCACCCGTTACAAATCCGAGTTCCTTGCCAATATGTCGCACGAACTTCGCACACCGTTGAATTCGATTTTACTGTTGAGCCGTCTCCTCTCCGAAAACAACGAAGGCAACCTGTCACCCGAACAAACAGAATTCGCACGCGTGATCCAAAGTTCCGGCAGCGGACTGTTGGCGCTCATCGACGAAATACTCGACCTGTCGAAAATCGAAGCCGGGAAGATGGAAGTGGAATTGCAGGATGTCGCCATTTCCGAAATCACCGACAGCCTACACGGACTTTTCAGCGAAGTGGCGCGACACAAAGGCATCGAGTTCCATATTGAGATCGAGCCCGATGCGCCCGTCGTCATCCGAACCGATCGCATGCGCATCGAACAGATACTGAACAACCTGATTTCGAATGCGATCAAGTTCACGTCGGAAGGATCCGTTACACTGCAAATCTGCCAACATCCAAAGAATCCGAAGTTTGTTTGTTTCTCCGTCGTCGACACCGGAATCGGCATTCCCAAGGAAAAGCAACCGCTCATATTCGACGCCTTCCAGCAGGCCGACGGTTCGACGAAAAGAAAATACGGCGGCACCGGACTTGGCCTGTCCATCAGCCGCGAACTCGCCCGCCTGTTGAAAGGAGGGCTCTCCGTAAGCAGTAAACCCGGCGAAGGAAGCACATTTTCATTGCGCCTACCGATTACGGGAACCACCGGAAACGAAAACCTCCTGCCTGTGGAGGAATTGCAGGTAGAAGAGACCCCGATGGCTACCCAGTCGTATTTGGAAAACAGAATTCCGGAGGATATCGACGACGACCGAAACGACCTGCAGCCCGACGACAAGGTCATCCTGATCGTAGAAGACGATGTGATTTTCGCCCGTACCCTCATGGAATACGCCCACCAACGCGGCTACAAATGTGTGACGACCGTCCGCGGCGACCATGCCATTCCGCTGGCGCTCGCCCACCGACCGGTTGGTATCCTGCTCGACCTGCAACTGCCCGTGCGAAATGGTTGGGAAGTAATGGAAGACCTCAAACAAAACCCACAGACGAAGCACATTCCCGTGCACGTCATTTCGTCCCATAACGTGCGGCATGAAAGCCTGCTGAAAGGCGCCGCCCACTTCGTCGACAAGCCCACCGCAATGGAACAGATACCTGAGGTGTTTCGGCGTATCGAACACATTGTCAGCCGGGAATCACAAAAGGTACTCATCGTCGAAGACAACCCCAAACATGCGAAAGCCCTAGCCTATTTCCTCGAAGCCCACAGCATCAAATCGGAGATCAAGAGCGACATAGACGAAAGCATACAGACCCTGACCAACGACACCGTCGATTGTGTCATACTCGACATGGGCATTCCCGACCCAAATTCCTACGAAGTGCTCGAGAACGTCAAGAAAAACAAAGACCTGGAAAGCGTACCGGTCATCGTTTTCACCGGAAAGAGCCTGTCGATGGCCGAGGAAGTCAAGATCCGTCGTTACGCCGATTCGATCGTGGTGAAAACCGCCCACTCCTACCAACGGATGCTCGACGAAGTATCCCTCTTCCTCCATCTCGTAGAAGAGAAAAAAGAAGGACGTCGCGACAACGCCCGTTTCGGACTCCTCCAGAACGTGCTCAGCGGAAAAAAACCGTATTGGTGGTCGACGACGATGTACGCAACATCTACTCCCTCACCAAATCGCTCGAGACGCTTAAAATGA
- a CDS encoding response regulator — MILVVDDKRENILPLQKILDLHGLPSDAAESGEEALRKILKTDYSLIILDVQMPGIDGFEVAETLAGSNRTKDIPVIFLSAVNKQKRFISKGYESGGVDYITKPVDPELLILKVKTFQKLYEQKKELEAIRDLLSKEIEIRKQAQHEQQIANEGLESKVAERTRELRAKNEELELRNHELQQFSWVVSHDLKEPLRKISMLVKMMREKYLSPDEKAIDYADRTVTAAERMSSLINDLLDYSRLSSKVATEKTDLNEVLREVIADFDHLIEAKGATVDVKPLPVITAVTSQLRQLFQNLIENALKFSQPDRQPRITISGERVATKDFDAVADPEGAFCRITVADNGIGFDEVYLEKIFVIFQSLHDRRDYEGTGIGLAIAKKIIEKHNGLITARSRVGEGATFIILLPV; from the coding sequence ATGATCCTCGTCGTAGATGACAAGCGGGAGAATATCCTTCCCCTCCAGAAGATACTCGACTTACACGGATTGCCCTCAGACGCAGCCGAGTCTGGAGAAGAAGCCTTGCGTAAAATCCTCAAGACCGACTATTCCTTAATCATCCTCGACGTGCAAATGCCCGGCATTGATGGTTTTGAAGTCGCCGAGACGCTGGCGGGCAGCAACCGCACCAAAGACATCCCGGTCATATTCCTGTCGGCGGTCAATAAACAGAAGCGGTTTATTTCCAAAGGATACGAAAGCGGCGGTGTGGATTACATCACAAAACCGGTCGACCCGGAATTGTTGATCTTAAAGGTCAAGACCTTCCAGAAGTTATACGAACAAAAAAAGGAACTGGAAGCCATCCGCGACCTGCTTTCCAAAGAAATCGAAATACGAAAACAGGCGCAGCATGAGCAGCAGATTGCCAACGAAGGACTCGAATCGAAGGTGGCCGAACGCACCCGCGAACTGCGTGCCAAAAACGAGGAATTGGAACTCCGCAACCACGAACTCCAACAATTCTCCTGGGTCGTCTCGCACGACCTGAAAGAACCGCTGCGCAAGATTTCGATGCTCGTCAAGATGATGCGCGAGAAATACCTGTCACCCGACGAAAAAGCCATCGACTATGCTGACCGCACCGTGACCGCCGCGGAACGGATGTCGAGCCTCATCAACGATCTCCTCGACTATTCGCGGCTATCGTCAAAGGTCGCCACTGAGAAAACCGATTTAAATGAAGTCCTGCGTGAGGTCATTGCCGATTTTGACCACCTGATCGAAGCGAAAGGTGCCACCGTAGACGTAAAACCCTTACCGGTCATCACGGCGGTTACGAGCCAGCTCCGGCAATTGTTCCAGAACCTGATCGAGAACGCCCTCAAATTCTCCCAACCCGACAGGCAGCCCCGCATTACCATTTCGGGCGAACGGGTCGCCACCAAAGACTTCGACGCTGTGGCCGATCCCGAAGGGGCGTTCTGCCGGATTACCGTGGCCGACAACGGCATTGGCTTCGACGAAGTGTACCTCGAAAAAATATTCGTCATCTTCCAGAGCCTGCACGACCGACGCGACTATGAAGGAACCGGCATCGGACTCGCTATCGCCAAAAAGATCATCGAGAAACACAACGGTTTGATCACGGCACGCAGTCGTGTGGGAGAAGGCGCCACATTCATCATCCTGTTACCGGTCTAA
- a CDS encoding phosphatase PAP2 family protein codes for MFILAALFLYLNWRDALNADRYIGIQKVWFYELNTDFSWLPGVQYNLTQFGDAFVFLSFLTLLFVYAPRIWESLISALLLSFVLTCPLKSLVSVPRPAAVFDHGSFVIVGKALRGHNSLPSGHSITVFTVLTVLIFALAPERKSLKIIWYCLTIFVGVIVAFTRVTIGAHYPLDVIIGGVIGYILGILGIFASRRFRIWGWINNVMCYPFLVLLILGCCVVFATKIIQENLFVYYLAMASLLVSLKKISNVYLKKGD; via the coding sequence ATGTTTATTCTTGCCGCGCTATTTCTGTATCTCAATTGGCGCGATGCGTTGAACGCAGACCGTTATATAGGCATTCAGAAAGTCTGGTTTTATGAACTGAATACGGATTTCTCATGGTTGCCGGGTGTTCAATACAACCTCACCCAATTCGGGGATGCGTTTGTTTTTCTCTCTTTTCTCACGCTTTTGTTTGTGTATGCGCCCCGAATTTGGGAATCCCTTATATCCGCATTGTTACTTTCGTTTGTACTTACGTGCCCGTTAAAGAGCCTGGTTTCCGTTCCACGGCCTGCCGCAGTGTTCGACCATGGAAGCTTCGTTATCGTCGGAAAAGCGTTGCGCGGGCACAACAGCTTACCTTCGGGTCATTCCATTACGGTCTTCACGGTACTTACGGTTTTGATATTCGCACTGGCTCCTGAAAGAAAATCGCTAAAGATTATATGGTATTGCCTTACCATTTTCGTTGGGGTGATTGTGGCATTTACGAGGGTAACAATCGGAGCACATTACCCCCTTGACGTCATAATTGGCGGTGTAATAGGTTATATCCTAGGGATTTTAGGCATCTTTGCAAGCCGACGTTTTCGCATTTGGGGGTGGATTAATAATGTCATGTGCTACCCTTTCCTGGTGCTTTTGATTTTAGGGTGTTGCGTTGTATTCGCTACCAAGATTATCCAGGAGAACCTTTTTGTCTACTATCTTGCAATGGCCAGTCTTCTTGTTTCACTAAAGAAAATAAGTAATGTCTATCTTAAAAAAGGAGATTAA
- the eptA gene encoding phosphoethanolamine--lipid A transferase EptA, producing MLKKEIKLTHFVLVMSTLNFVLFHFPFFRFVFNSVDYTSFNGILLVISLLVLMVVLNAFVFYLIFYLSVVFGRVLLTLFFVVNALAVYFVVTYGVIIDETMIGNVLNTSYDESSSFLSFRLVLYIVLLGILPSVYIFRVKIVKGALKPFLLISSLTLLFIALLVFVNASNWLWIDKNSKRLGGLAMPWSYTVNLQLFYIHKSQKNEKEILLPDARIRDTEKSVVVLVIGESARSQNFSLYGYPRNTNPLLSKEPGVHHFNATSCATYTTAGVKCILEHTDSGKLYEILPNYLYRNDVEVVWRTSNWGEPPVHIKNYQKSEDLRSGCTDDGCHHDEVLLKGLKQLILSSKKNKILIVLHTSISHGPTYNKKYPSRFEVFKPVCSSVELGNCSNQSLINAYDNTIVYTDYVLHQAIEDLKQLKAYKSALIFVSDHGESLGEKNLYMHGLPMSIAPKEQYEIPFIVWTSPGSDKVKSFETVNQNYVFHSVLHFLNIESPVYEEDLNIFE from the coding sequence ATCTTAAAAAAGGAGATTAAGTTAACGCACTTCGTACTCGTAATGAGTACGTTAAACTTTGTACTCTTTCACTTTCCCTTTTTCCGTTTTGTGTTCAACAGCGTCGACTACACGAGTTTCAACGGTATTTTACTGGTTATCAGTTTGCTGGTCCTGATGGTAGTGCTGAACGCATTTGTCTTTTATCTTATCTTTTACCTGTCGGTTGTGTTCGGCCGGGTCCTATTGACACTATTCTTTGTTGTAAACGCCCTTGCGGTCTATTTCGTCGTTACCTATGGCGTCATTATAGACGAAACCATGATCGGCAATGTGCTTAATACCAGTTATGATGAGTCGAGCAGTTTCCTTTCGTTTCGGCTGGTACTTTACATCGTTCTGCTCGGTATACTGCCCAGCGTGTATATTTTCCGGGTTAAAATAGTCAAAGGGGCTCTAAAACCTTTTTTGCTCATTTCCTCGCTGACCCTACTGTTCATTGCGTTATTGGTATTCGTCAATGCGAGCAATTGGCTTTGGATCGATAAGAATTCAAAACGATTGGGAGGTCTCGCCATGCCGTGGTCCTACACGGTAAATCTCCAGTTATTCTACATTCACAAGAGCCAGAAAAACGAGAAAGAGATTTTGTTACCGGATGCACGAATACGGGATACCGAAAAATCGGTGGTCGTGCTTGTCATCGGCGAATCGGCGAGAAGCCAGAATTTTTCGCTTTACGGTTACCCCAGGAACACCAATCCTTTGCTTTCAAAAGAGCCGGGGGTCCATCATTTCAATGCGACATCATGCGCCACATACACCACTGCCGGGGTCAAATGCATACTGGAACACACTGACTCCGGAAAGTTATACGAAATCTTACCCAATTACCTCTATCGCAATGACGTGGAAGTCGTGTGGCGCACGTCTAACTGGGGAGAGCCCCCGGTGCATATCAAAAACTATCAGAAAAGCGAAGACTTACGATCGGGCTGTACCGATGATGGGTGCCATCATGATGAAGTGCTTCTGAAGGGCCTGAAACAACTGATTTTGTCCAGTAAGAAGAATAAAATTTTGATCGTTTTGCACACCAGTATCAGCCACGGTCCGACCTACAATAAGAAGTACCCGTCGCGATTTGAGGTTTTCAAACCCGTATGTTCCAGTGTGGAATTAGGGAATTGTTCGAATCAGTCGCTGATAAATGCCTATGACAATACCATTGTCTATACCGATTATGTTTTGCACCAGGCCATCGAAGATTTAAAGCAACTCAAAGCGTATAAGAGTGCCCTGATCTTCGTTTCCGATCACGGGGAGTCTTTGGGAGAGAAAAACCTATATATGCACGGACTGCCGATGAGTATTGCCCCTAAAGAGCAGTATGAGATTCCGTTTATAGTTTGGACGTCACCCGGTTCTGACAAAGTGAAGTCTTTTGAAACGGTAAACCAAAACTATGTATTCCACAGTGTATTGCATTTTTTGAATATTGAAAGTCCCGTGTACGAAGAAGATCTGAATATCTTTGAATAA
- a CDS encoding FAD-dependent oxidoreductase — MFQSAMPDTTSGQHPSIWMQTEPSLVFDSLQKGCEVDVVIVGAGIAGLTTAYCLAKEGKRVAVLEDGYIASGESGRTTAHITNALDDRYYYLEDVFGEEKTRLAAQSHSDAIAWIADTVAREHISCEFRTVDGYLFLHPSDKPEHLEREFAAAEKAGLDVERIQPPGIRGVGSAIRFPRQAQFHILKYLNGLCQAILAKGGRIYTGTHVDEVHKDHVVANGHTVNASAIVVATNSPINDLFSLHTKQHPYRTYVASFLVPKDSLPYALWWDTGDVRSRWSSEPYHYVRLESYDDTHDVLIVGGEDHKTGQADAEGISETARYDRLETWARQHFPLMGNRVAHWSGQVLEPIDGLGFMGRNPCDDTIYVISGDSGNGMTHTTIGALLITDLIMGRENPYTELYDPCRITLSAAGTFLKETGNMAMQYADWIRPMDGTAPTALAPGEGSIISDGLQKKAVFRDETGEVHAFSAVCPHLGCIVHWNADEKTFDCPCHGSRFDGHGQVVNGPANQNLTRETLPFTPHS; from the coding sequence ATGTTTCAAAGCGCTATGCCCGACACGACTTCCGGCCAACATCCGTCGATTTGGATGCAAACCGAGCCGTCACTCGTATTCGATTCCCTTCAAAAGGGTTGTGAAGTAGACGTCGTAATCGTCGGCGCGGGAATAGCCGGACTGACAACCGCGTATTGCCTGGCAAAAGAAGGCAAGCGCGTGGCGGTGCTCGAAGATGGCTACATCGCCAGCGGCGAGTCCGGACGTACGACCGCCCATATCACCAATGCCCTTGACGACCGCTATTATTACCTCGAAGACGTGTTTGGCGAAGAGAAAACGCGGTTGGCCGCACAAAGCCACTCCGACGCCATTGCCTGGATAGCCGACACCGTCGCCCGCGAACACATTTCCTGCGAATTCCGTACGGTCGATGGTTATCTTTTCCTCCACCCGTCTGACAAACCCGAACACCTTGAGAGGGAGTTTGCCGCGGCTGAAAAAGCCGGACTCGACGTTGAACGTATCCAACCACCTGGAATTCGCGGTGTGGGATCTGCAATACGCTTTCCGCGACAGGCGCAATTCCATATATTGAAATACCTGAACGGCCTTTGCCAGGCGATATTGGCCAAAGGCGGACGTATTTATACGGGCACCCACGTAGACGAGGTCCACAAAGACCATGTAGTCGCCAACGGACATACCGTCAATGCATCCGCTATTGTGGTGGCAACCAACAGTCCGATCAACGACTTGTTCTCCCTGCATACCAAACAGCATCCTTATAGAACCTATGTGGCCTCTTTCCTCGTGCCAAAAGACAGCCTGCCTTATGCCCTTTGGTGGGATACGGGCGACGTGCGAAGCCGGTGGTCGTCAGAACCCTACCATTACGTCAGGCTTGAATCGTATGACGATACGCATGATGTATTGATCGTGGGCGGCGAAGACCACAAAACAGGCCAGGCCGACGCCGAAGGCATTAGCGAAACGGCCCGCTACGATCGTCTCGAAACCTGGGCGCGACAGCACTTCCCGCTGATGGGGAACCGTGTGGCGCATTGGTCGGGACAGGTGTTGGAACCCATCGACGGGCTGGGCTTTATGGGACGAAATCCGTGCGATGATACGATATACGTTATCAGTGGCGATTCAGGAAACGGGATGACCCATACGACCATCGGTGCCTTATTGATTACCGACCTCATCATGGGACGGGAGAATCCCTACACCGAACTATACGACCCCTGCCGGATTACGCTTTCCGCCGCAGGCACCTTCCTGAAGGAGACCGGTAATATGGCGATGCAATACGCCGACTGGATCCGCCCTATGGACGGCACGGCACCGACTGCCCTCGCGCCCGGTGAAGGAAGCATTATTTCGGACGGTTTGCAAAAGAAGGCCGTTTTTCGCGATGAAACGGGCGAAGTGCATGCGTTCAGCGCGGTTTGCCCGCATCTGGGCTGCATCGTGCACTGGAACGCCGATGAGAAAACCTTCGACTGCCCGTGCCATGGGTCGCGTTTCGACGGACACGGCCAGGTCGTCAACGGACCCGCCAATCAAAATCTCACAAGGGAAACACTACCGTTCACCCCTCACAGTTAG
- a CDS encoding aminotransferase class I/II-fold pyridoxal phosphate-dependent enzyme, producing the protein MVKDLFERIQHNKGPLGKWASQAEGYYVFPKLEGELGPRMMFHGREILNWSINDYLGLANHPEVRKTDAEAALQYGAAYPMGARMMSGHTTLHEQLQNELAEFVQKEAAYLLNFGYQGMVSIIDALVTKNDVIVYDVDSHACIIDGVRLHMGKRFTYKHNDVESIEKNLQRATKMAEENGGGILLITEGVFGMRGQQGKLREIVEMKKKYNFRLLVDDAHGFGTLGKTGAGAGEEQGCQDGIDVYFSTFAKSMASIGAFVAADKDIIDYLKYNLRSQMFAKSLPMIFTVGALKRLEMLRSMPELKDKLWENVNYLQNGLKERGFNIGDTNTCVTPVYLEGSIPEAMVMVNDLRENYHIFLSIVVYPVIPKGIILLRMIPTASHTISDIDETLSAFEAIREKLTNGTYKKIAQETTVDVS; encoded by the coding sequence ATGGTAAAAGATCTGTTCGAAAGGATTCAGCATAATAAAGGCCCGCTCGGAAAGTGGGCGTCACAGGCCGAAGGTTATTACGTTTTCCCGAAGCTCGAAGGCGAGTTGGGACCCCGTATGATGTTTCACGGGCGTGAAATCCTTAACTGGAGTATCAACGATTATCTCGGACTCGCGAACCACCCGGAGGTACGTAAGACCGACGCGGAAGCAGCCCTGCAATACGGCGCTGCCTATCCGATGGGTGCCCGGATGATGAGTGGCCACACCACGCTGCACGAGCAGTTGCAGAACGAACTGGCGGAATTCGTGCAGAAAGAAGCCGCTTACCTTTTGAATTTCGGTTACCAGGGCATGGTGTCGATCATCGACGCATTGGTGACCAAGAATGATGTCATCGTATATGATGTCGATTCGCATGCCTGTATCATCGATGGGGTCCGCCTCCACATGGGGAAACGGTTTACCTACAAGCATAACGATGTTGAAAGCATCGAAAAGAACCTGCAACGCGCTACGAAAATGGCGGAGGAGAACGGCGGGGGCATCCTGCTGATCACCGAGGGTGTATTCGGTATGCGTGGCCAGCAAGGCAAATTGCGGGAGATCGTCGAGATGAAGAAGAAATACAACTTCCGTCTTTTGGTCGACGACGCGCACGGGTTCGGCACGTTGGGTAAAACCGGCGCCGGGGCAGGCGAGGAGCAGGGTTGCCAGGATGGTATCGACGTGTATTTCTCGACCTTTGCCAAATCAATGGCGAGTATCGGGGCATTTGTAGCCGCTGACAAAGACATTATCGATTATTTGAAATACAACCTGCGTTCACAGATGTTCGCGAAGTCGCTTCCGATGATTTTCACGGTCGGCGCGCTGAAACGTCTTGAGATGCTGCGCAGCATGCCGGAACTGAAAGACAAACTGTGGGAAAATGTCAATTACCTGCAGAACGGACTTAAGGAGCGTGGCTTCAACATCGGCGACACCAATACCTGCGTAACGCCGGTGTATCTGGAAGGAAGCATTCCTGAGGCGATGGTGATGGTCAACGACCTGCGTGAGAATTACCACATTTTCCTATCGATTGTGGTGTATCCGGTGATTCCGAAAGGCATCATCCTGTTGCGTATGATTCCAACCGCGTCACATACCATCAGCGATATCGACGAAACGCTGTCGGCATTTGAAGCCATCCGCGAAAAACTCACGAACGGCACGTATAAGAAAATTGCCCAGGAAACTACGGTCGACGTATCGTAA